The following proteins come from a genomic window of Rhodohalobacter sp. 614A:
- a CDS encoding tetratricopeptide repeat protein translates to MKKYILVIALLFTLSSQAFAQSEPPYGMSEIQAYSIFYENYRTGNYDMARQFGRWMLENKPRTIEGANRFSLPTQYDRMITVYKELANQATDPSISAAYLDTALTIYADAFETFDEEEIDFYEWHLERGRFYQENQDNITGGLQKAYEDYEQAYELNAEKLAQAADGYYVQILLSNYVNNDERDKALAMIDAVEPSASPALIESINNVRDELFSDPEERVGFLESRLEANPEDAEIMAELVSLYEETGKRQEAISLAEELYGMQKSFENARRLADFAKADGQNQQAIKYLTESLELTDNTTEKKNITLEIAEIYQNEGNLQSARRYARQASSLDNSWGQPFIRIAQIYATAVSNCTSGRQIERDDRTVYWLVLDYLDRARSVDSSTSSTVNRLYRTYEPVMPTAEMKFFRGWETGDSFQVGSDIGECYSWIGESTTVR, encoded by the coding sequence ATGAAAAAGTACATTCTTGTAATAGCGCTCTTATTTACACTCTCATCGCAGGCGTTCGCGCAAAGTGAACCTCCATATGGAATGAGTGAAATTCAGGCTTACTCCATTTTTTATGAAAATTACCGCACCGGTAATTACGATATGGCGAGGCAATTTGGTAGATGGATGCTGGAAAACAAGCCCCGAACTATTGAAGGAGCAAATCGATTTAGCCTCCCAACTCAATATGATCGAATGATTACTGTATACAAGGAACTTGCCAACCAGGCAACCGACCCATCCATAAGTGCTGCATATCTTGATACGGCTCTGACTATTTATGCGGATGCGTTTGAAACGTTTGATGAAGAAGAAATTGACTTCTATGAGTGGCATTTGGAACGTGGCCGCTTTTACCAGGAAAACCAGGATAATATTACCGGTGGTTTACAAAAAGCGTATGAAGATTATGAGCAAGCTTATGAACTGAATGCTGAAAAACTGGCGCAAGCAGCTGATGGATATTACGTGCAGATATTGTTGAGTAATTATGTGAATAATGATGAAAGAGATAAAGCTCTTGCCATGATTGATGCTGTAGAACCTTCGGCCAGCCCCGCTTTAATAGAAAGTATTAATAATGTTCGGGATGAACTCTTTTCCGATCCGGAAGAACGAGTTGGTTTCCTCGAATCACGATTGGAAGCGAACCCTGAAGATGCCGAAATTATGGCCGAACTCGTATCCCTCTACGAAGAAACAGGGAAACGACAGGAAGCAATTTCTCTGGCCGAAGAGCTTTACGGAATGCAGAAAAGCTTTGAAAATGCAAGACGCCTGGCCGATTTCGCCAAGGCCGACGGTCAAAACCAGCAAGCAATTAAATACTTGACCGAGTCTCTTGAACTGACTGACAATACAACAGAGAAAAAGAATATTACACTTGAAATAGCAGAAATCTATCAAAACGAAGGAAATCTGCAGTCTGCAAGAAGATATGCACGGCAGGCAAGCAGCCTGGATAATAGCTGGGGACAACCCTTCATCAGAATTGCACAAATCTATGCAACTGCTGTTTCAAATTGTACATCGGGAAGACAAATTGAACGAGATGATAGAACCGTATACTGGTTGGTATTAGATTATCTGGACCGGGCAAGATCTGTCGATTCTTCAACATCTTCAACTGTAAACCGCCTTTACAGAACCTACGAACCCGTTATGCCTACCGCCGAAATGAAGTTCTTCCGCGGCTGGGAAACCGGAGATTCATTCCAGGTTGGTTCCGACATTGGCGAATGCTACAGCTGGATTGGTGAATCAACAACAGTCCGATAA